In one Arenibacter antarcticus genomic region, the following are encoded:
- the smpB gene encoding SsrA-binding protein SmpB: MQKKINIKNKRARFDYELLDTYTAGIVLSGTEIKSIREGKASISESFCEFNDRSELFVVNMQVDEYSHGSHYNHTPKAERKLLLKRGELKKLEKEVKNSGLTIIPLNLFLNDRGLAKINISLAKGKKLFDKRETIKDRDNKKNLDRVKKSFNN, translated from the coding sequence ATGCAGAAAAAAATAAACATTAAGAATAAAAGGGCTCGGTTCGACTATGAATTGTTGGACACTTATACTGCAGGTATCGTATTGTCGGGTACCGAAATAAAATCGATCCGGGAAGGTAAAGCCTCCATTTCAGAGAGCTTTTGCGAATTTAATGATAGGAGCGAGCTGTTTGTTGTAAATATGCAGGTAGACGAATACTCCCATGGCTCACATTACAACCACACCCCCAAGGCAGAGCGTAAACTACTGCTTAAGCGTGGGGAATTAAAGAAATTGGAAAAAGAGGTTAAAAATAGTGGACTTACCATCATCCCTCTCAATCTATTTCTCAATGACCGTGGCTTGGCCAAGATAAACATTTCCCTAGCCAAGGGTAAAAAACTTTTTGACAAGCGAGAGACCATTAAAGATAGGGATAACAAGAAAAACTTGGATCGCGTCAAAAAAAGCTTCAACAACTAA
- a CDS encoding histidine phosphatase family protein — protein MKGINLLLILTLTLGIWGCKEDPKVIVEDTENHISTFYFIRHAEKDRNDPENADPELNQEGLGRAIRWAEVLDPVALDAIYITDYERTTMTAAPISIKKEITSQYYDPNMVDIEEFKNNNLDKNVLVVGHSNTIPQFVNSLLGEKKYETIDDYDNSSLFIVRIINGKVSDIRLKMD, from the coding sequence ATGAAGGGCATTAACTTATTGCTAATCTTAACTTTAACCTTGGGTATATGGGGCTGCAAGGAGGACCCAAAAGTAATTGTGGAAGACACAGAAAATCACATTTCCACATTCTACTTTATAAGGCATGCAGAAAAAGATCGTAACGATCCAGAAAATGCGGATCCCGAATTAAATCAGGAAGGCTTGGGTCGGGCTATCCGTTGGGCAGAAGTCTTAGATCCGGTTGCCTTAGATGCCATCTATATTACCGATTATGAAAGAACTACCATGACTGCCGCCCCCATTTCCATAAAGAAGGAAATTACCTCTCAATATTATGATCCCAATATGGTGGATATCGAAGAATTTAAAAACAATAATTTAGATAAAAACGTTCTTGTTGTTGGTCATAGCAATACTATTCCCCAGTTTGTAAATAGTTTGTTGGGCGAAAAAAAGTATGAAACTATAGACGATTATGACAATTCCAGTTTATTCATAGTTAGGATTATAAATGGGAAAGTATCGGATATTCGTTTAAAAATGGATTAG
- a CDS encoding DUF6503 family protein, with the protein MMRIVYFAVFAVMLVSCKEQPKSELTAQEIVDKSIEVSGGEKYKNSTISFKFRDLEYRSTWKDNKRELSRAGIMNSMQVVDVLYNNKLERTVSDSLVILSDSLSNVYANSVNSVHYFVNLPYGLNDSAVNKELLGETTVKDKSYYKVKVTFDQVGGGDDFDDVYVYWFNKDTFKPDYLAYSFHVDGGGMRFRAAYNERYINGIRFVDYENYKVAPQGTSIYETDKLYEKGMLDQLSKIVLENVLIQRAH; encoded by the coding sequence ATGATGAGAATAGTATATTTCGCCGTTTTTGCAGTAATGTTGGTATCGTGTAAGGAGCAACCAAAATCTGAGCTTACTGCCCAAGAAATTGTGGATAAGTCTATTGAGGTCAGTGGAGGTGAGAAATATAAAAACAGTACTATTTCCTTTAAATTTAGGGATTTGGAATATCGTTCTACGTGGAAAGATAACAAACGCGAATTAAGTAGAGCCGGAATCATGAATTCCATGCAGGTGGTAGATGTTTTGTACAATAACAAGTTAGAACGAACTGTAAGCGATAGTTTGGTGATATTATCCGATTCCCTTTCCAATGTTTACGCTAACTCCGTCAATTCCGTGCATTATTTTGTGAACCTGCCTTACGGCTTAAATGATTCCGCGGTCAATAAGGAGTTGTTGGGAGAAACCACCGTTAAAGATAAAAGCTATTACAAGGTAAAGGTCACTTTTGATCAAGTTGGTGGGGGAGATGATTTCGATGATGTTTATGTGTACTGGTTTAATAAGGATACTTTTAAACCAGATTATCTGGCGTATAGCTTCCATGTAGATGGTGGGGGTATGCGTTTTAGGGCTGCTTATAATGAGCGCTATATAAACGGAATACGCTTTGTGGATTATGAAAATTATAAAGTTGCCCCCCAAGGGACATCTATATATGAAACGGATAAATTGTATGAAAAGGGAATGTTAGATCAGCTTTCTAAAATTGTGTTGGAAAATGTGCTGATACAACGGGCACACTAA
- a CDS encoding PorP/SprF family type IX secretion system membrane protein — MGTKFSVFLVILGVCFSSAQDVVLPTDFRQHNGSEFNSSLMNPVFSLDRNNPHSITFWSRYQWQNIDSDPSSWFLNYHGKINDRSSMGVGFIQHNTGVFLNTGGWLNYAHAFNLGSNMQLSFGLNVFGYNSELADKRYLSGSDIVLPQQQVSDDFILQFAPGVRLEIDDFGIGLSSDNLIDYNFTTSKTNSYADEKTFMGTLDYQFPIQLFNGLGESYLRPMVYVRSVSYGDTQVGINTLLSSSKFWVQGGYNSFYGVSGGIGGRFFKQVSLGALIEVGLDNTIKDENPSFEIVAAYSFGKQNDPKNGVEMETLEPTKRKESKKKIKKSKRKNRKAQEEELALEIQRAEAQRIKEKQENDALAEATRLKTQRRIDSIQQLEIAHARKIKADLDRIEERKKAGKKITSGHYEEVEKLESEKAGFYLVVNVYGSDRYRDIFVQSLQKKGINASYVYLPKKKHDYVYLDRYDTLSEAEAARDSKFYGKYTEIIWIFRIVGE, encoded by the coding sequence ATGGGTACAAAATTTTCCGTATTTCTGGTTATACTTGGGGTTTGTTTTTCCAGCGCTCAAGATGTTGTGCTACCTACAGATTTTAGGCAACACAACGGATCGGAATTTAATTCCAGTTTAATGAATCCAGTTTTTTCGTTGGACAGGAATAATCCGCATTCCATCACTTTTTGGTCTAGATATCAATGGCAGAATATTGATAGTGATCCATCCTCTTGGTTTTTAAATTACCATGGTAAAATTAACGACCGTTCCTCAATGGGGGTTGGTTTTATTCAACATAATACTGGTGTATTTCTTAATACGGGTGGATGGTTAAACTATGCCCATGCCTTCAATTTAGGGAGTAATATGCAATTGTCCTTTGGCCTAAACGTTTTTGGTTATAACAGCGAACTGGCTGATAAGCGATATCTGTCTGGCTCCGATATTGTTCTTCCGCAACAACAAGTTTCTGATGATTTTATATTGCAATTTGCACCGGGAGTTCGTTTAGAAATAGATGATTTTGGTATTGGATTGTCTTCCGATAATTTAATCGATTATAATTTTACCACAAGCAAGACCAACTCGTACGCAGACGAAAAGACTTTTATGGGGACCTTGGATTACCAATTTCCAATACAATTGTTCAATGGGTTGGGGGAATCTTATCTAAGGCCAATGGTATACGTAAGGTCTGTCTCGTATGGAGATACCCAAGTTGGAATTAACACCCTGCTATCTTCTAGTAAGTTTTGGGTTCAGGGAGGATATAATAGTTTCTATGGCGTTTCCGGAGGTATAGGAGGTAGGTTCTTTAAGCAAGTGTCTCTGGGAGCTTTAATTGAAGTTGGTCTTGATAATACCATAAAAGATGAAAACCCCAGTTTTGAGATTGTGGCGGCCTATAGCTTTGGAAAGCAAAACGATCCTAAGAATGGGGTAGAGATGGAAACATTGGAGCCAACCAAAAGGAAAGAATCTAAGAAGAAAATCAAGAAATCTAAACGTAAAAACAGAAAAGCGCAAGAAGAAGAATTGGCGTTGGAAATTCAGCGTGCAGAAGCCCAGCGGATAAAGGAAAAACAAGAAAACGATGCCCTTGCAGAGGCGACAAGGTTAAAGACACAAAGGCGGATAGATTCCATTCAACAATTGGAAATAGCACATGCTCGTAAAATAAAAGCTGATCTGGATAGAATTGAGGAAAGGAAAAAAGCAGGTAAGAAAATTACAAGTGGCCATTATGAGGAGGTAGAAAAACTGGAAAGTGAAAAAGCCGGATTTTATTTGGTTGTCAACGTGTATGGGAGCGATAGGTATCGTGACATTTTTGTCCAAAGTTTACAAAAGAAAGGGATCAACGCTAGTTATGTTTATCTCCCTAAGAAAAAACACGACTATGTGTATTTGGATAGATATGACACCCTAAGCGAAGCCGAAGCAGCTAGGGATAGTAAATTTTATGGAAAATATACTGAAATAATATGGATTTTTAGAATAGTTGGAGAATAA
- a CDS encoding TetR/AcrR family transcriptional regulator, with product MSTKAERTTAYIIETVAPIFNKLGYVGTSMSDLTEATGLTKGALYGNFENKDSLALASFEYNSKKLLAKIDEKLNTEGTALERLFVLTDFYRHYDEFTEELGGCPIVNVGIDAKNNNSQLLAATKETIKIIEGKIALVLENGVNNNEIRLPVTPLQFSKQLFTMLQGAITMATITSDRKYLINTVAYLDQLVTKEIKK from the coding sequence ATGTCTACTAAAGCAGAAAGAACCACGGCCTATATTATTGAAACCGTAGCGCCAATTTTTAATAAACTAGGGTATGTAGGTACCAGCATGAGTGATCTTACGGAGGCAACAGGATTGACCAAGGGTGCCTTGTACGGGAATTTTGAAAACAAGGATTCTCTGGCCCTTGCTTCATTTGAATACAATAGCAAGAAACTGCTTGCTAAAATAGATGAAAAATTAAATACTGAGGGGACTGCTTTGGAGCGTCTTTTTGTACTTACAGATTTCTATCGACACTATGACGAATTTACAGAAGAATTAGGGGGATGTCCCATTGTGAATGTAGGAATAGATGCCAAAAACAACAACTCTCAGCTTTTGGCGGCCACTAAGGAAACGATAAAAATTATTGAAGGAAAAATTGCCCTTGTGCTAGAAAATGGGGTCAATAACAATGAAATAAGGTTACCAGTAACCCCACTACAATTTTCCAAACAACTATTTACCATGCTTCAAGGAGCTATTACCATGGCAACAATCACAAGTGACAGGAAATATTTGATAAATACGGTAGCATATTTAGATCAATTGGTCACCAAGGAAATAAAAAAATAA